In Thermoplasmata archaeon, the following proteins share a genomic window:
- the thsB gene encoding thermosome subunit beta, whose amino-acid sequence MMSGQTPILVLREGTRREKGRGALANNIAAAKAIADSVRSTLGPRGLDKMLVDSMGDVVVTNDGVTILKEMDVEHPAAKMLVEVAKTQDQEAGDGTTTAVVLTGELLKRAEGLIEQDIHPTLISQGYRLASTKALEILNQIGQPIKIEDHAMLATIATTAMASKAVSFNRDALSEIAVNAVTAVAEKKSAGYSVDLDNIQLIKKQGGAMTDTELIEGVIVDKEKVHTGMPTSVKNPKIALLDAAIEIKKTEIDAKIEINEPSQLNAFLQEEESMLRRMVDQVKKSGANVVFCQKGIDDLAQHYLAKEGIYAVRRVKKSDMEKLSKATGANVVSKISELSADDIGSAGLVEERKIGDDSLTFVTGCKKARAVSILIRGGTEHVLDEIERSLDDALNVVAVAIEDGKYVYGGGATASELALQLRDEAAKIGGREQMAYESFAESLEAIPRTLAENAGLDPIDILIELRKAHKSGNKQAGVNVHAGKVDDMGKLHVIEPIRVGRQAIQSATDAAVMILRIDDVIASKSSPPPAGGGGGGGMGGMGGMGGMGGMGGMDGGGDFD is encoded by the coding sequence GGACAAACGCCGATTCTGGTGCTGCGGGAAGGAACGAGGCGAGAGAAGGGCCGAGGCGCCCTCGCGAACAACATCGCGGCGGCCAAGGCGATCGCGGACTCCGTCCGCTCGACGCTCGGGCCACGCGGTCTCGACAAGATGCTGGTCGATTCGATGGGCGACGTGGTCGTCACGAACGACGGCGTCACCATCCTGAAGGAGATGGACGTCGAGCACCCGGCCGCGAAGATGCTGGTCGAGGTGGCCAAGACCCAGGACCAGGAAGCCGGGGACGGGACGACCACCGCGGTCGTGCTGACCGGAGAGCTCCTGAAGCGGGCCGAGGGCCTGATCGAGCAGGACATTCACCCCACGTTGATCAGCCAGGGCTACCGCCTGGCCTCCACCAAGGCGCTGGAGATCCTCAACCAGATCGGCCAGCCGATCAAGATCGAGGACCATGCGATGCTCGCCACGATCGCGACGACCGCGATGGCGTCGAAGGCCGTCTCGTTCAACCGCGACGCGCTCTCCGAGATCGCGGTGAACGCGGTGACCGCGGTAGCGGAGAAGAAGAGCGCGGGCTACTCGGTCGATCTCGACAACATCCAGCTGATCAAGAAGCAGGGGGGCGCGATGACCGACACCGAGCTCATCGAAGGGGTCATCGTGGACAAGGAGAAGGTGCACACGGGGATGCCGACGAGCGTCAAGAACCCGAAGATCGCGCTCCTCGATGCCGCCATCGAGATCAAGAAGACCGAGATCGATGCCAAGATCGAGATCAACGAACCGTCGCAGCTCAACGCCTTCCTCCAGGAGGAGGAGAGCATGCTCCGCCGGATGGTCGACCAGGTCAAGAAGTCCGGTGCGAACGTCGTCTTCTGCCAGAAGGGGATCGACGACCTCGCGCAGCACTACCTCGCGAAGGAAGGGATCTACGCGGTCCGCCGGGTCAAGAAGTCCGATATGGAGAAGCTCTCGAAGGCGACCGGTGCGAACGTCGTATCGAAGATCTCCGAGCTCTCGGCCGACGACATCGGCTCGGCCGGTCTGGTCGAAGAGCGCAAGATCGGGGACGACTCCCTCACGTTCGTGACGGGCTGCAAGAAGGCCCGCGCGGTGAGCATCCTGATCCGCGGCGGGACCGAGCACGTGCTCGATGAGATCGAGCGCTCGCTCGACGACGCGCTCAACGTGGTCGCGGTGGCCATCGAGGACGGGAAGTACGTTTACGGCGGCGGCGCGACGGCCAGCGAGCTCGCGCTGCAGCTCCGGGACGAGGCCGCGAAGATCGGGGGCCGCGAACAGATGGCCTACGAGAGCTTCGCGGAGTCGCTCGAGGCGATCCCGCGCACCCTCGCCGAGAACGCCGGGCTGGATCCGATCGACATCCTGATCGAGCTGCGCAAGGCCCACAAGTCCGGCAACAAGCAGGCCGGGGTCAACGTTCACGCGGGCAAGGTCGACGACATGGGCAAGCTCCACGTCATCGAGCCGATCCGGGTCGGGCGCCAGGCGATCCAGAGCGCCACGGATGCCGCGGTCATGATCCTGAGGATCGACGACGTCATCGCCTCCAAGTCGAGCCCCCCTCCCGCCGGTGGCGGCGGTGGCGGCGGCATGGGTGGGATGGGCGGCATGGGCGGCATGGGCGGTATGGGTGGCATGGACGGCGGCGGCGACTTCGACTAG
- a CDS encoding non-canonical purine NTP pyrophosphatase, with translation MVLTVTFVSTNSGKYREVRALLRPFGIRVRWKRRKLPEPQTAKIEEVVRSKLNAVRDVTGWVLVEDSGLFIPSLNGFPGVYSAHILDIWGFGPLFELLKRRPRAASFRAVAGLRLGHRIWLFPGEVRGKIAPRAAGKNGFGYDPIFIPEGGTRTFAQIPVAEKNEFSHRSQALRAAGQLLASLDARGRTRTTRRKRSAA, from the coding sequence GTGGTGCTCACCGTCACCTTCGTGAGCACCAACTCGGGTAAGTATCGCGAGGTCCGGGCGCTCCTCCGTCCTTTCGGGATCCGGGTGCGCTGGAAGCGACGCAAGCTCCCCGAACCCCAGACGGCGAAGATCGAGGAGGTCGTGCGTTCCAAGTTGAACGCCGTCCGGGACGTGACCGGCTGGGTCCTGGTCGAAGATTCCGGCCTGTTCATCCCGAGCCTCAACGGCTTTCCCGGGGTCTATTCCGCCCACATCCTCGACATCTGGGGATTCGGGCCGCTCTTCGAGCTGCTGAAGCGCCGCCCTCGAGCCGCGAGCTTCCGGGCGGTGGCGGGATTGCGGCTGGGCCACCGGATCTGGTTGTTCCCCGGCGAGGTCCGAGGGAAAATCGCCCCTCGAGCCGCGGGGAAGAACGGCTTCGGCTACGACCCGATCTTCATCCCCGAGGGCGGCACCCGGACGTTCGCGCAGATCCCCGTCGCCGAGAAGAACGAGTTTTCCCACCGCTCGCAGGCCTTACGCGCCGCGGGCCAGTTACTCGCCTCGCTGGACGCTCGAGGTCGAACGCGCACGACTCGGCGCAAGAGAAGCGCTGCGTAA
- a CDS encoding nitroreductase family protein yields the protein MDVIDAIRSYRPCTQYQSRPVPPELLKTVLSAARLAPSQHNLQPWRFVVVRDDEQKRLLAQACVRGKIVGEAPAVIVAFSVEEDLAVTIGGFISAYPLDVAVAIHTLRLAATAEGLGTNWLIDFNTEKVRNVLKVPEGVHPIAIIPIGFPAENNGHLASPAPDVEGRKSPDEVIAYDSYPW from the coding sequence ATGGACGTCATCGACGCGATCCGGTCGTACCGACCCTGCACCCAGTACCAGTCTCGGCCCGTCCCGCCGGAGCTCCTGAAGACGGTCCTCTCCGCCGCCCGCCTCGCTCCCTCCCAACACAATCTGCAACCGTGGCGGTTCGTCGTCGTCCGCGACGATGAGCAGAAGCGCCTCCTCGCCCAGGCATGCGTCCGGGGCAAGATCGTCGGCGAGGCGCCGGCGGTCATCGTCGCGTTCTCCGTCGAGGAGGACCTCGCGGTCACGATCGGGGGGTTCATCTCGGCCTACCCGCTCGACGTCGCGGTGGCGATCCACACGCTACGCCTCGCCGCGACCGCCGAAGGGCTCGGAACGAACTGGCTGATCGACTTCAACACCGAGAAGGTGCGCAATGTCCTCAAGGTCCCCGAAGGGGTCCATCCGATCGCGATCATCCCCATCGGGTTCCCCGCCGAGAACAACGGGCACCTCGCGTCCCCGGCCCCCGATGTCGAGGGCCGCAAGAGCCCGGACGAGGTCATCGCCTACGACTCCTATCCGTGGTGA
- a CDS encoding methyltransferase domain-containing protein, producing the protein MEANAAAGPGAPDPAPERGAPCPVCDRDQWRPVFDAPDTRHQTSERLYPVVECTECGLGRTEFGEEIPDLAAIYPSDYVYHESSGSGTRGTSRIASHRIARATGSLGYWRWCDPRFANLDELGSNPGTVLDIGCGAGRYLHRFAELGWRVEGIEPSKSAAAVARQQGFTVQTSPAEEADYPSNTFDLVTMYHSLEHCDRPQIVIERLLGALKPGGVIAIALCNFDSPGRRFFGAAWPLLEVPRHRYHYTPPALSRLLRRYGATLEGVYYHNDLDDLPSAMENLAHLGSRTQVRGSCREIRFRPFPPGTGGLLTLTYAPALRAMGLSMRTSFLARFRRP; encoded by the coding sequence GTGGAAGCGAATGCCGCCGCCGGCCCGGGAGCGCCCGATCCGGCTCCGGAGCGCGGAGCGCCGTGCCCCGTGTGCGACCGGGACCAATGGCGTCCGGTGTTCGACGCGCCGGATACTCGCCACCAGACTTCCGAGCGACTCTACCCGGTGGTCGAGTGCACGGAGTGCGGACTCGGTCGAACCGAGTTCGGGGAGGAGATTCCCGATCTCGCGGCGATTTACCCATCGGACTACGTCTATCACGAATCCTCTGGGTCGGGCACTCGCGGGACCTCTCGAATCGCCTCGCACCGTATCGCCCGGGCCACCGGGAGCCTCGGCTACTGGCGCTGGTGCGACCCGAGGTTTGCCAACCTCGATGAGCTAGGTTCGAACCCGGGAACGGTGCTCGACATCGGTTGCGGCGCGGGTCGGTACCTCCATCGCTTCGCCGAGCTCGGTTGGCGGGTCGAGGGCATCGAGCCGTCGAAATCCGCCGCCGCTGTCGCTCGACAGCAGGGGTTCACGGTTCAAACCTCACCGGCCGAGGAAGCCGACTATCCATCGAACACCTTCGATCTCGTCACGATGTACCACTCCCTCGAGCACTGCGATCGCCCCCAGATCGTGATCGAGCGCTTGCTCGGGGCATTGAAGCCGGGCGGAGTAATCGCGATCGCGCTGTGCAATTTCGACTCGCCCGGCCGCCGATTCTTCGGTGCCGCGTGGCCCCTTCTCGAGGTCCCTCGCCATCGCTATCACTACACCCCGCCGGCGCTCTCTCGACTCCTGAGGCGATACGGAGCAACCCTGGAGGGGGTGTACTATCACAACGATCTCGACGACCTCCCGTCTGCGATGGAGAACCTCGCACACCTCGGGAGCCGCACGCAGGTTCGAGGATCGTGCCGAGAGATTCGATTCCGGCCATTCCCGCCCGGCACCGGCGGACTTCTCACGCTGACGTATGCCCCCGCACTGCGCGCGATGGGCCTGTCGATGCGAACGTCGTTCTTGGCCCGGTTCCGTCGTCCGTAG